From one Suicoccus acidiformans genomic stretch:
- a CDS encoding ACT domain-containing protein — protein MRAVITVIGVDQVGIIAKVSSICQMHQVNIENIDQSIVQEYFTMTMLVNISDLSVPFEAFQQEVIEALPSLSVHVMNEAIFDAMHRI, from the coding sequence ATGAGAGCTGTTATTACCGTCATTGGTGTCGACCAAGTAGGAATTATCGCGAAGGTTAGTTCCATTTGCCAGATGCATCAAGTAAATATTGAAAATATCGATCAATCCATTGTGCAAGAATACTTTACGATGACCATGTTAGTTAATATCTCTGATTTGAGTGTGCCATTTGAAGCTTTTCAACAAGAAGTTATTGAAGCTTTACCATCATTAAGCGTCCATGTCATGAATGAAGCAATTTTTGATGCGATGCATCGCATTTAA
- a CDS encoding PFL family protein, whose protein sequence is MFEHQEILETVQMIQDQDLDIRTITMGISLTDCADSDIEASCKKVYDKVTTKAGRLVEVGEQLEREYGIPIVNKRIAVSPISQLLAASGGDPIRYAEALDKAAKTIGVNYIGGYTALVHKGSSPAEDALIDSIPEALAQTERVCASVNIGSTRAGINMDAVIEMGQVIRKAAELTQDRQCVGASKLVVFCNAVEDNPFMAGAFHGAGEPDCVINVGVSGPGVVRSAVGQAPKDAPINEISEIIKKTAFKITRTGQLIGTEAAKRLNVPFGIVDISLAPTPAAGDSVAYILEEMGLEEVGTHGTIATLGLLNDAVKKGGVMASSHVGGLSGAFIPVSEDAGMIAAAESGTLKLNTLTAMTAVCSVGLDMIVIPGETSPETISAIIADEAMIGMINSKTTAVRLIPAVGVPDDGELNFGGLFGKAPVMPLETKKADTFIRRGGRIPAPIQSLKN, encoded by the coding sequence ATGTTTGAACATCAGGAAATATTAGAAACGGTCCAAATGATCCAAGATCAAGACCTTGATATTCGCACAATTACCATGGGTATATCCCTTACGGACTGTGCAGATAGTGATATTGAGGCAAGCTGTAAGAAAGTGTATGACAAAGTAACGACCAAGGCTGGCCGATTAGTTGAAGTGGGTGAACAATTAGAACGGGAGTACGGAATCCCTATCGTTAATAAGCGGATTGCAGTCTCTCCTATCTCCCAGCTGCTTGCTGCTTCAGGCGGCGACCCTATTCGGTACGCAGAAGCATTGGATAAGGCAGCTAAGACCATAGGTGTCAATTATATTGGAGGTTATACGGCGCTCGTTCATAAGGGAAGTTCACCTGCTGAAGATGCACTCATTGACTCAATTCCTGAAGCTCTCGCTCAAACTGAGCGGGTATGTGCTTCGGTCAATATCGGTTCAACGCGAGCTGGAATTAATATGGACGCAGTTATAGAGATGGGCCAAGTGATTCGCAAGGCAGCTGAACTTACTCAAGACCGCCAATGCGTCGGTGCCTCTAAGCTTGTCGTCTTCTGTAATGCCGTGGAAGATAACCCGTTCATGGCCGGTGCTTTCCACGGAGCGGGCGAACCAGATTGTGTCATAAACGTCGGTGTCTCTGGCCCTGGAGTCGTTCGCTCAGCCGTGGGCCAGGCTCCCAAAGACGCCCCCATTAATGAGATCAGTGAAATTATCAAGAAGACTGCCTTCAAGATTACCCGTACGGGACAATTGATTGGAACTGAAGCGGCTAAACGACTGAATGTGCCTTTCGGTATTGTTGATATTTCCTTGGCGCCAACGCCAGCTGCAGGAGATTCCGTAGCCTACATTCTGGAAGAAATGGGCTTGGAAGAAGTAGGAACCCACGGCACCATTGCCACACTTGGTCTTTTAAACGATGCAGTTAAGAAAGGTGGCGTCATGGCTTCTTCGCATGTTGGCGGACTCTCTGGTGCTTTCATTCCTGTTTCAGAAGATGCCGGCATGATCGCCGCAGCAGAAAGTGGCACCCTTAAACTCAATACTCTAACGGCTATGACAGCCGTTTGTTCTGTCGGCCTAGACATGATTGTCATCCCGGGTGAAACCTCGCCTGAGACTATATCAGCTATCATCGCCGATGAAGCGATGATTGGCATGATTAACTCAAAGACAACCGCCGTCCGTCTAATTCCAGCAGTTGGTGTACCTGATGATGGTGAATTAAACTTCGGTGGTCTGTTCGGTAAAGCTCCCGTCATGCCTTTGGAAACCAAGAAAGCTGATACGTTCATCCGACGTGGTGGTCGCATCCCAGCACCCATTCAAAGTCTCAAAAATTAA
- a CDS encoding IS3 family transposase, translated as MARSGKRVDVTRTKYQAEFKAIEKLKQEGYKITYLCEALGVSRSAYYKWLKREPSPSQLRLEWLMEQIQEVYDNYNGIYGYRRITIYLNYYKDAKVNHKCVYRLMKLLGLQAVIRCKRYQYKPSKPQHVADNVLDRQFDEDYEPRQVLLTDITEFKYGENCKAYLSAILDYGDNKIIAHKLSKRNNNQLVEDTVVQIEDEIISGETLFHSDRGFQYTSYFFKKFVDEHGLIQSMSRVGKCIDNGPMENFWGIIKVEMYRLNTYDSFEALEADIARYIDFYNNERVTLAMGLKIPV; from the coding sequence GTTGATGTTACAAGAACAAAATACCAAGCGGAATTCAAGGCGATTGAGAAACTTAAGCAAGAAGGATATAAAATAACCTATCTGTGCGAGGCTCTGGGAGTCAGCCGTTCGGCATACTATAAATGGTTAAAACGCGAACCATCGCCCTCCCAGTTGCGCCTAGAATGGCTAATGGAACAAATCCAAGAAGTCTATGACAACTATAATGGGATTTATGGTTATCGTCGGATAACCATCTATCTTAATTATTATAAAGACGCTAAGGTCAATCATAAGTGTGTTTATCGCTTAATGAAACTCCTGGGACTGCAAGCGGTCATCCGATGCAAACGATACCAGTATAAACCAAGCAAGCCCCAACATGTGGCTGACAATGTGTTGGATCGCCAATTTGATGAGGATTATGAACCTAGACAAGTGCTTTTGACAGATATTACCGAATTTAAATATGGGGAAAATTGCAAGGCTTATTTGAGCGCCATCTTAGATTATGGGGACAACAAAATCATTGCCCACAAGCTATCGAAGCGTAACAATAATCAGTTGGTCGAAGATACAGTTGTCCAAATTGAGGATGAAATCATTTCTGGCGAAACCCTGTTTCATAGTGATCGAGGGTTCCAATATACTTCTTACTTCTTTAAAAAATTTGTGGATGAGCATGGATTAATCCAAAGTATGTCAAGAGTTGGAAAGTGTATAGATAATGGGCCGATGGAGAACTTCTGGGGCATTATAAAGGTTGAGATGTACCGACTGAATACTTATGACAGTTTTGAAGCACTCGAAGCAGATATTGCACGCTATATTGATTTCTACAATAATGAGCGAGTGACTTTAGCTATGGGGCTCAAAATTCCAGTATAA